In Lolium rigidum isolate FL_2022 chromosome 7, APGP_CSIRO_Lrig_0.1, whole genome shotgun sequence, the DNA window gacttcatgggaccttttccctcttcagaaggtaacactcatatacttgtcgctgttgattatgttactaaatgggtggaaaccatacctacaaaaagtgctgatggtgagacctctttaagaatgcttttagatattatttttcctcgatttggagttcctagatatattatgactgatggaggttctcattttattcatggtggttttagaaaaactcttgccaaatatggcattaatcatagaattgcttccgcgtatcatcctcaaactagtgggcaagtagaactatcaaatagagaaattaaatctatcttgcaaaagactgttaataaaactagaaagaattggactagtaaattgaaggaagcactatgggcttatagaactgcttataaaaatcccatgggaatgtcaccttataaaatggtttatggaaaagcttgtcatttacctttagaactagagcacaaagcttattgaggtcgttagagaattaaataaagatcctaaactagtcggtaataagaggttgctgcaattgagttctctagatgaatggagaagtgaagcttatgaaaatgctaaactctttaaagagaaagttaaaaaatggcatgatagaaggattatcaaaagagaatttaatattggggataaagttctattgtatcggtctcgtctcagattctttgcacggaaattactctcgaaatgggaaggaccatttgttgttgaggaggtgtatcgttcaggagcaataaaaattagctctctccaaggcaatgccacacaagtggtgaatggacaaagactcaagcattatatctcaggtgattcttacaatgtagatgttgatgttattcgagtggaaacaccggaggctttcatcaaaggacaaattgacagcccgccagaactcgactttgaataagtaacagtactggtaataaaaagttcgcaatttactttccgaacaatgtttttggtatttttggaaaatatgaaaaattacgagatcgaaacggagtggaggagacgcacgagggcgtgcccccataggccggcgcggccaggccttggcccgcgccgccctatgagctggccgcctcgtcgcctctttccgactccggttcgacctggtactttccttatgacatacaaattcctgctatataatcccccggacccctggaggtccgtatatcgttttctcgacgtgttttgtttcgagctgtttctgccaggatttgcctcggatctagagccatcatgtcttcgtcggaaactccgaaggacagctcctgcaaggacgttgacaacttgtacatggaggagctgaggatgcacccaaaggagttgctgctcgttgatggagagctgcagatcaaggatgtccagggtcctaaaggagaaggaagtttggaagacaggatggagaagctggaGCAAGAGGTCTTcaaatacaagaagatggctgagcgtgaggtggacatcttccacaagattgtgtctgaacttattgatgcacacgagaaggagactgcaaagctatggggcgacatcctctcacttcacgacaccaccaacaaactccaagctcaactctatgatgttcagaatcagaactgtgagtatgaaaacatgtttaaacacataagctatgctgctagtttcaggattcccgagaccaagatgtcgtttgttgatggagagccccttccttggaagtctgatgatgggaatttatcaccaccatcgccgaaggagtaattcatcatcggtattgacatccccttggtttgttccaagcttgggggagtgccgcggtatcacatcatcactaccttttactttttactgtcaagtagtgtcatatcatgagtagggaagttatcatataaaatgggttgcagtgtggaagtatctctcctttagttgattgtctatgtatcccttggtgtgagttatcattatggaatattaatgagaagtcttatcatttacatattgcacatcttattttagtttgcaatccttattatatgattgatcttgttattagtattggtatcactttgggagtattgaataaatctatttggctttggcaaacttagcattggtcaatagcaacaacactttgaggtttaagtagaaaagagaaatacatgtagttgtttcattatctttctttcttgttagctcatagcttattattctgaagttaaaattgtttgtgcttacgaggaagctgcatgattgtttctatcacatgtatatttgtttgtttccctcgactcttatgcttggtaATTaatcttgctagccaaagacctgtactgagaggaaatacttctcgtgcatctaaaccttaacccaaaacctatgccatttgtgtccaccataactacctactacatggtatttcctgccattccaagtaaatacttcgtgtgctacctttaaacaattcaaaatttactatctcttatttgtgtcaatgttttatagctcatgaggaagtatgtggtgttttatctttcaatcttgttgggcaactttcaccaatggactagtggcttcatccgcttatccaataattttgcaaaaagagctggcaatgggattcccagtcccaaattaattaacctaaatagacactcctccatggtatgtgattgatggacggcacccgaaggattcggttagccatggcttgtgtaagcaaaggttggggggagtgtcatcataataaaagtaaaataaaaagacactccttcatggtatgagattgttggcaggcacccgaggattcggttagccatggtttgtgaaagaaaggttggaaggagtgccacacaaaaataaaaataaaatgggagccgctctttgaaggtttgtctggcaagggggttagagtaccctctaccagtcgttgacaacatcaaacacctctcaaaatgttactttcattctctttatatgatttcaaaactgaaaaagctctagcacatgatttaatccctgcttcctctgcgaagggcctgtcttttactttatgttgagtcagtaaacctatttccctccatcttaagcaagcatttgagttgttgtgatcaaaccattatattgtgatttacctcatcatgtcttttacttttccttgtttagtacaagttttatctgaatgaatatagctttgaaagttatcaatgatcatgaggagattattatgattgagtatgcaagttgtgccatataaactttaacataagagcgctgctcgatagataagtataacctgttaaactgttctttgaccaagaacgaagtttgccatcaccaactatgatttcttatgcacctttatttgtgattaccttatacttgtttcaagttgaattatatgaggaagttgtttactaaaatgtcttgtgtgaatgaatatgaagcttcttgtccgtattttatttatcgactcttcactccataaacatgtggtcctgtttaccgagttcagtttcgcttggggacaagcgaagtctaagcttggggggagttgatacgtccaatttgcatcactattttatatcataatttgctgctattcattgatatatttcatatttggggataatacttatgttatttcatctattttgcatgattcacgactattggaggatcgcgcaccggagtcaggattctgctggaaaaagcactgtcagaatgcaatatttcggaagatcaacagttgacggaaattatatgaaaaatcctatttttccagaagacgaagggagccagaagggggagccgaggggacccgaggtgggcccacctcataggccggcgccgccctgtgaggagggggcccacagccccctctcgcctccttttcttcgcgtacgccttcgtcccgaaaacctaagctccaggggataggtcgcgaagagtcacagccgcctctgcgaggcggagaacaccagagagaaaagagctctccggcaggctgagatccgccggggaaattccctcccggagggggaaatcgacgccatcgtcaccgtcatcgagctggacatcatctccatcaccatcatcatcatattcatcatcatcaccgccgtctccaccgctgcacatcgtcaccgctgtagcaatttgggtttgatcttgattgtttgataggggaaactctcccggtgttgatttctacttgttattgatgctattgagtgaaaccgttgaaccaaggtttatgttcggattgttattcatcatcatatcacctctgatcatgttccatatgatgtctcgtgagtagttcgtttagttcttgaggacatgggtgaagtctaaatgttagtagtgaagtatggttgagtaatattcaatgttatgatatttaagttgtggtgttattcttctagtggtgtcgtgtgaacgtcgactacatgacacttcacctttatgggcctaggggaatgcatcttgtactcgtttgccaattgcggggttgtcggagtgacgaaacactgagcccccgttggtatatcgatgcggggagggataagcgggatctcgagtttaaggctgtggttagatttatcttaattactttcttgtagttgcggatgcttgcaaggggtataatcacaagtatgtattagtcctaggaagggcggtacattagcataggttcacccacacaacatttatcaaaacaatgaagattaattagccgtatgtagcgaaagcactagactaaaatcccgtgtgtcctcaggaacgtttggttattataagtaaacaaaccggcttgtcatttgtgctaaaaaggattgggccactcgctgcaattgttactctcgcactttacttactcgtactttattcatccgttacatcaaaccccctgaatacttgtctgtgagcatttacagtgaatccttcatcgaaactgcttgtcaacaccttctgctcctcgttgggatcgacattcttacttatcgaagatactacgatacaccccctatacttgtgggtcatcattgggCCAGGGTAGGGAGAAGAGGGGGTGGTGGTGGTCTCGGCCtaaaccagaaaagaaaaggagagggaaaagagagaagagaaagagagggggaAGTGGCCCCTCTCATGTCTCTCATTCAGAGACAaatagagaaagagagagagaagtAGAGGGGCAGAGGTGGAATGAGAGGGGGCCATGCCATGAGTGCATGTGCCAAAAATTTAGGAGAGTACAAAAGTGGTgtagtggtggtgatgatggtgtcacACAAGGGGATGATGTCTCCACAAAAAATAAGTGAGGGAAGTGTTCCCTCTTATCATGATGGGGTTTGAAGTCTAGGGTTTTGGTCCAAAGAAATAAACATGAGATGTGGAGTTGGCAAGGGGGGAACCCTAATAATACAAAATGGTGTCAAACTAGGTGCTAGGGTTTTAGAAGAATTTTGCACTCCAACAATATTCTATACAAAACCATAGGCAAGAATCTATCCTAAGCACACACATAGTCACATGAAATAAAAGTTTTTATTGCTCTAACTTTCTAAGTTTTGAAAACATGCATGTTGTGAAAAAAATGGGTTGTGACAACTCCCTCCTATTTAAATTACTTACCACTAAAATGAATATATTTACAAGTAAAATATgtgtagatatatctatattagaGTCAAGTAATTAATATGAATTGAAGTGAGTACTATTTTGGTACTATCCAAGGCTAGTCATAGTGTATACTACCTTTGTTTCAGTATTCAATAAATAAGACACAAGCGTATTTTAAGCTTAACTTTGGCTGAATCAATTGACCAATAAAATCATGGTTATATTATACGGTTATTATCAGTGAATTCGTATTGACAAACACAgtctaatgatactaattttataccaacatttttttatatttggaGTAACTTTTtgtcaaacaaaaaaaacacgtaaaacgagaggGAGTAGTACCTCCATAGTGCATAGTAACACCAAGGTAATATCATATTTCCTCTGTCTCGGTTTAACAGACGCGCACGTAACCCAAAAATttactttgaccattattttggttaataaTGAAATATATGTTAATTTTTTATATCATTCGAAACCTATTTCCAATACAAATCTAATGGTATCAATtttgtagacatataatttatattttattgaccaaattaatTGTCAAACTTTATCTTAAACCAGGTGCGCGTATTTGTTCAACAAAATATGGAGAATGGAGATCAACAGACGGTAGGTTATTGATCAGTCAAAAATCAAAATATATTGTATATGAGGACATTATGTGTTTTAGTTGGTAAAAATCCATAATCTCTATGTGTTTTGCGGGAATCTAGAGTTTCCTAAACCTAATTCATATTTAAATCGGTTCGATTGGGAGATGCACTTTcgtgagtgtgtgtgtgtgcgcgcgcatACTTACCAGATAGACTTGTTATTGGTTAGAAAATACAAAGAATAAACCGTTTGTTGTGGTGTACAACCACTTTTTTAGGCTTAGAAAAACATGTCTCTCAGTTTGGAAAAAAACTCGAACCTATTATCGAGTTGAAACATGTGTATGGATTCTTTTTATAaactaatagtatgatcaaaatgCATTGTAACCCAAACCCACAAAAAAAAATGCATTGTATATGAGGGCATGTCTCATCGTTAGCCGGAGGCAGGCCAGGGCAACAAGGGCCATGCTTCGGGCCCAGATCAGCCCAACTCGGTGCTCAACGCTCGGTCCAAGAGGTGAGAATGGTGCGGATTCTGCCATGGCCACAATTGGTTTGGGCTAAAACGGTGTGGGCTGGGGCGGTGCGGTTAGGTTAggtttgaagaaaaaaaaaaaaaaaaccagcgGTGCGGGACGCGACCAGCCACCGTTCCTCCCCATGGCCATGGCAGGCGCAGCCGCACACGCCAGCATCCTCTAGAGATCCCGCCCTCGCCCTTCACTCTAGGGTTTTcttggagcgccgccgccatcgcctgcACCGCCGCCGTCTCCACCACCCGTCCCGCTGACCTCCTCCCGCAAGCACGGCAGTGCTCCTCCGCATCGCGCGACCTACGGCCGGCGCGGCCCCGCGGTGCTCCCGCCCCCCCGGCAGCGGCAACGATGAAGATGTGAGTGCCCATTTGCTGTTTATGGTTTCTGTGCCGTGCCAATCTTGTACCTCTGCACCTACCCCCACTCTACTCTGCAATCCCTTGCAAAACTAAGTTTACTACAGACACTACATCGTCTTATATTCATGATGATATTAATACTTGAATATTCTCCTAGCCTAATCCTGTTATGCACTAGTCTCGAGTCTCAGCTCTCAAACATGATAGCTAGCTAGATCCTGAGAATGATTAATATGTTCCGAATAACTTAGAATCTAAATCTGCATCATCAAATAGAGCCGTGCGTGCCCTTCTATTTCCAAGTCCTGAATATCCACTCTGCTCTTTATCCCTCGGCAGAGAGAAGGCAAACGCAGGACATCTCACCAACTTCGAAGTTCTCGACTTCCTGCGAACTAGAGGTGCAAAAACCGATCCCATGGGTTGCTTGGGGGCCGTTGCCGCATCGGAGTGTAAGGTGGTCATTTGCTTCTCTGATGCTTGACACCCATTCTCTATACTAACCTGTTTGGCTATGGCTCTATGTCCTTTCGTGCCTAAACTCATCTCAtgcccgttgttgttgttgtgacgCAGGTATACGAGTTCCTCCTGAAAACTCCTGCCTGCAACCAGACAAAGGAATCGGTTTCTGAATTCGCAAAGAGATGCGAGGGTTTCAAGCTTACTCAAGCGGAGAAGCTAAACATAATCAACTGGAGACCGTCCTCGGTTCCTGATGTCTATTCGGtattttcatgcttgttttactcaTCTAAGATGTTCGTTGgctatgatttttttttgttagctGAATCCAGTTTTCGTATCTCTCGTCATGACGACATTGTCCACCTATGTTTGGCCAATTTGGCAGATTTCTGAAGTAGAGATTCAGATATATCTGAATAACAGTGATACATGTTTCGATATTTTCTGCTTACAACTGTGCTTGATTTATCACTAATTTAAGTGATCTGGAAATTGAATGTTTACTATTATGTATGGGTACTTGCATCTGTAGGTCTGTTATTTTTCGTGCATTAGTTAGTTGATAAATTTAACTAGTATAGAATTTAGATGAGCCGTGTGTTCTTTGGGGCATGCGTATCTTCCTGTACTTTTCCGTGTATACTTTTGGCAACAACTGGATTCACAGAACCACTCACCTTATACCCACTTGTTAATTCCTCTAGTCTAGTAAAACATTACGCCATTACAGTTGAAATTGATTTGTTCATCCAGAAAATTTGAGAGAATTGGTGGGTGCTGGAGTAATCTGTTTGCAAACAAGTACCACAGTCTGTTTTGTTGCGCCGCCTCCATTATGTTGTTAGTAATGTTTTAGATTAAGACCGTGTTATTTCGCCAAAAAAAAAAGTAGTTCAGACCTCATTCATCTAATTTGTTCCGTTCTTCGTTGCAGATGGTAGAGGAGTGTGCGAAAAGATTTTGCAGAGATGAGCAAGGAGCGCCATGTGACGGGGAACAACGTGCCACAGAACTTTTGAATCTTGTAAATGAGGTTTTGCCACCAGCACCCACTGAGCCTGAGGATGAAGTGATGGAGGACGCCTGAATTGGTCAGATTCTCGACATCAGATACATATTGTCAGATCAGCCTGTAGCTCATGTCTGCATACATGTTCTAGAGTAACAGCAGTTCATAGTGGCAGAAGACCATGTTGTCTGATGCATCCATGCTAGAAACGAAGATTTAACTTAGGAGCTTCAGTGGCAGTTGAGGCTCTGTTCATCCTTTGTTGGAAACGAAAATGAACTAAAAGACTAAGCATTTTCTTTACGATGTGATAGTTAGTACCCAATTTTCATGAATGATACATCCCTTCATGCGCCACATTCCCACACACATATAATTGCCAGCACTTTCAAGACATTCTGGTGCCGTAAAGTGGCACCAGCTTGTTGCTCATGCATACCTATATACAGTATATATCGGTTTGTTGTAAACTCGATTTCTGTTAGTCAAGCTTGGACTGCACTTGGATTAGTTCAGCAGCTCtggggcctcctatataaagaacACCACAGCAGGAGCCATGACAGTCACTGGCTCGCTCCCACATCGCTAGACTAGTAGTGCACTTTCAAAAGGCTTCTCATAATGTTCGATAGTAAGATGAAATAAGGCACAAGCAGTTCGTGAGAGCATGATGTATTGGATTCGTGGAGGAAATCGGCTCTTTAAGCTCAAAAACATTACAAACCAATATGTTAGGTGAGTTGTCTACGTTCGTTTACTAGAGCTGGATCCTGTTATCTCAATACCGAAAGCTACATATATACCTTATGTATTCCTTTAAGCCAACCTTTTATTCTAATCTTGCAAAATGTGTAGACAGTATGATCATGCCCTCATTTGCGACACGCTTCCCCGCCCTCTTCTCCCACAGCGCCCGTCAGCACGCCTCCGTGGCCACCGTTGTGACCCAGGGGCTGGATCTCTAGGCGCGCCTCACCACGGTGGCTGGGGCCGAGCTTGCTACGGTCCGCCGCATCATCGATTGTACTCACCTCGGTGTGGGGCACGATGGCCTGGCCATCGACTCTCCCTTGGCGCCCCACTTCTGCTCTCGAGAGG includes these proteins:
- the LOC124677588 gene encoding DNA-directed RNA polymerase III subunit rpc9-like; the protein is MKIEKANAGHLTNFEVLDFLRTRGAKTDPMGCLGAVAASECKVYEFLLKTPACNQTKESVSEFAKRCEGFKLTQAEKLNIINWRPSSVPDVYSMVEECAKRFCRDEQGAPCDGEQRATELLNLVNEVLPPAPTEPEDEVMEDA